Proteins encoded in a region of the Vibrio ponticus genome:
- a CDS encoding GTP cyclohydrolase II, with product MNAITQLENTEFRVSIDMAEVRARVDFKVGVGSKINAEILSFNGLKTDKEHVAVVFKQADQSQQVPLVRMHSECLTGDVFHSSRCDCGEQLDETIERMGEAGGIILYLRQEGRGIGLYNKIDAYRLQSQGMNTYEANNHLGFGDDLRDFTEAAQMLLALGVDKIRLVTNNPKKVRELQEHGIEIEEVVNTLAHIKDGNESYLKAKVSHGKHLLKL from the coding sequence ATGAATGCGATCACACAATTAGAAAATACAGAATTTCGAGTGAGTATTGATATGGCGGAAGTACGTGCCAGAGTAGACTTTAAAGTCGGTGTAGGAAGTAAAATTAACGCTGAAATCCTTTCATTTAATGGGTTGAAGACTGATAAAGAACATGTCGCAGTTGTTTTCAAGCAAGCAGACCAATCTCAGCAAGTGCCTTTGGTCAGGATGCACTCGGAATGCTTGACTGGTGATGTTTTTCATTCATCTCGTTGTGACTGCGGTGAGCAGTTAGACGAAACTATCGAACGCATGGGTGAAGCGGGCGGCATTATTCTCTATCTTCGTCAAGAAGGACGTGGGATTGGTTTGTATAACAAAATTGACGCTTACCGATTACAAAGCCAAGGCATGAATACCTACGAAGCGAATAACCACTTGGGATTTGGTGATGATTTGCGAGATTTCACCGAGGCGGCGCAGATGCTGTTGGCGTTGGGCGTTGACAAAATTCGTTTGGTGACCAACAACCCTAAGAAAGTGCGTGAACTTCAAGAGCACGGCATCGAAATTGAAGAAGTAGTGAATACATTAGCTCACATTAAAGATGGTAACGAGAGCTACCTTAAAGCGAAAGTTTCCCATGGTAAGCATTTGCTGAAACTGTAG
- a CDS encoding imelysin family protein gives MKNNSPLSLVIFTSLVLPVHAFADVATLPSQHVSQGVYLVEVSAAKAFSQQAEELERAVGDFCRSGEGINVVQSKWQQTMTAWMALQGQERGPQTALEQSWNIQFWPDKKNTTGRKMSALLKQDKADWRSEEISQQSVTVQGVGAIEWLLYDDASNFTSSNNTCALGKAISRNLVNNAATIAQAWQDNPWVVMTQKNWDSEYIALLSNQLDYTMKKLSRPLAKVGKPRPYFAESWRSETSMQNLEHNVLALKRLYLANGQGLDAYLRKLGKSQLADRIVQQFDLTLETWPTQTSLFDLLQTKSGYQTVLSQYNKLERLNYLIHEEVAIELGVVIGFNATDGD, from the coding sequence ATGAAAAATAATTCACCTTTGAGTTTAGTGATATTCACCAGCTTAGTGCTACCCGTTCATGCGTTTGCTGATGTGGCGACTCTACCCAGTCAGCATGTTAGCCAAGGGGTTTATCTGGTTGAGGTATCTGCGGCGAAGGCTTTTAGCCAGCAAGCAGAAGAGCTCGAGCGAGCCGTCGGCGACTTTTGTCGTTCAGGCGAGGGAATCAATGTTGTGCAATCTAAGTGGCAACAGACTATGACGGCTTGGATGGCATTACAAGGTCAAGAACGTGGTCCTCAGACGGCGCTTGAACAGAGTTGGAATATTCAATTCTGGCCGGACAAAAAGAATACGACCGGGCGTAAAATGTCGGCACTACTTAAGCAAGACAAAGCAGATTGGCGTAGTGAGGAAATTTCCCAGCAAAGTGTGACAGTGCAAGGGGTAGGTGCAATTGAGTGGTTGCTTTACGATGACGCATCTAATTTTACTAGCAGCAATAATACTTGTGCTCTTGGTAAAGCGATCAGTCGTAATTTAGTCAATAATGCCGCAACTATCGCTCAAGCATGGCAGGATAACCCCTGGGTCGTTATGACACAAAAAAACTGGGATTCTGAATATATCGCTCTGTTATCTAATCAGCTTGATTATACGATGAAAAAACTCAGTCGTCCGTTAGCTAAAGTGGGTAAACCTCGCCCTTATTTTGCTGAGTCTTGGCGCTCTGAAACGTCAATGCAAAATCTCGAGCATAACGTGTTAGCGCTAAAACGGCTTTATTTAGCCAACGGTCAAGGTTTGGATGCTTACTTGCGAAAATTAGGCAAGTCTCAGCTCGCAGATCGTATTGTACAACAGTTCGATTTAACGCTTGAAACATGGCCGACGCAGACCAGTTTGTTCGACTTGCTGCAAACAAAATCAGGATATCAGACGGTACTAAGTCAATATAACAAACTGGAAAGGCTGAATTATCTGATTCATGAAGAAGTCGCGATAGAACTTGGTGTAGTAATAGGGTTTAACGCAACCGATGGTGACTGA
- the tyrR gene encoding transcriptional regulator TyrR: MRLEVLCEDRLGLTRELLNILASRNLDLRGIEIDISGIIYLNCPDIDFETFSELMAEIRRISGVKDVRKIQFMPMERHNTELISLLNNLPEPVLAIDLRGNVDMANQAALSLLNLDEEQVITQQISHLLPSFNFSKWAEGKITRQRENIVINGLDYVMEIMPVYIETETQESILASTVMIIRATQDKSLLKQMLPMQNNLGFEHFVGISNRHKALINQAKKLANMDQPLLIQGETGTGKEMLARACHNRSDRAEQPFLVLSCASMPDDVAETELFGHGPGMFNHKEAHKGIFEQANGGTVFLDEIGEMSPHLQIKLLRLLQDGRFRRVGEEHEVQVDVRVIASTRHRLADLAESGSFREDLFYRLNVLTVQIPPLRERTTDIEPLLDMFIAKYVTQLGIPRPNMSEDLIDQLNSYNWPGNMRQLENMVLRALTELESDTLTVELFHLPQIEAAVAAGATLSLDGSLDEIMKEYESKVLERLYQSFPSSRKLAKRLDVSHTSVANKLREYGIRKI; encoded by the coding sequence GTGCGTCTAGAAGTTTTATGTGAAGATCGACTCGGCTTAACTCGAGAGTTGCTTAATATTTTAGCTTCGAGAAATCTCGATTTACGCGGTATCGAAATTGATATCTCGGGCATTATTTATCTCAATTGCCCAGATATTGATTTCGAGACTTTCAGTGAATTAATGGCAGAGATTCGTCGAATTTCAGGCGTAAAGGATGTACGCAAAATTCAGTTCATGCCAATGGAAAGGCATAATACGGAACTGATCTCTCTACTGAATAACTTACCAGAGCCAGTTTTGGCGATAGATTTACGCGGCAATGTTGATATGGCCAACCAAGCCGCTCTGAGTCTACTCAACTTGGATGAAGAGCAGGTCATTACCCAACAAATTAGCCATCTATTGCCAAGTTTTAATTTCTCTAAATGGGCGGAAGGCAAGATCACTCGTCAGCGTGAGAACATTGTGATCAACGGTTTAGACTACGTAATGGAAATTATGCCTGTCTATATTGAAACCGAGACACAAGAGTCTATCTTGGCAAGTACGGTAATGATCATTCGTGCAACCCAAGATAAGTCGCTGCTTAAGCAAATGCTACCAATGCAAAACAACCTTGGTTTTGAGCATTTTGTTGGCATTTCAAATCGTCATAAAGCACTGATTAATCAGGCTAAAAAACTCGCTAATATGGACCAGCCACTGTTGATCCAAGGTGAGACGGGAACTGGCAAAGAGATGCTAGCACGCGCGTGTCATAATCGCTCTGATCGTGCAGAACAGCCATTTTTGGTATTAAGCTGTGCCTCAATGCCGGATGATGTGGCGGAAACCGAGTTGTTTGGTCACGGACCGGGCATGTTTAATCATAAAGAAGCTCACAAGGGTATATTCGAACAAGCCAATGGCGGTACGGTATTCCTTGATGAAATCGGTGAAATGAGCCCGCATCTTCAGATCAAACTGCTGCGCTTATTGCAAGATGGTCGTTTCCGTCGTGTGGGTGAAGAGCACGAAGTACAGGTTGATGTGCGTGTGATTGCTTCGACTCGTCATCGTCTTGCCGATCTGGCTGAATCAGGGTCATTCCGTGAAGACTTGTTCTATCGACTCAACGTGTTAACCGTTCAGATCCCACCACTGCGTGAACGCACAACAGATATCGAGCCGTTGCTGGATATGTTTATTGCTAAGTACGTGACACAGTTAGGTATTCCGCGTCCGAATATGTCGGAAGACTTAATTGATCAGCTCAACTCATACAATTGGCCGGGTAATATGCGCCAGCTTGAGAATATGGTGTTACGTGCATTGACAGAGCTTGAGAGTGATACACTCACCGTCGAACTCTTCCACCTACCACAAATTGAAGCGGCAGTAGCGGCCGGTGCGACCTTGAGTCTTGATGGTTCGTTAGATGAAATCATGAAGGAGTACGAGTCGAAAGTTCTAGAGCGCTTGTACCAGTCATTCCCATCAAGCCGTAAGTTAGCCAAACGCCTTGATGTGTCTCATACCTCGGTGGCCAATAAGCTGCGTGAATATGGAATTCGTAAGATTTGA
- a CDS encoding YcbK family protein, with protein MQVTRRNFIKLAGSGLVVASCAPSIALASYPDLSRSLALNNVHTGENLETCYFDGKSYVSKEMVRIDKICRDFRRNEIHKMDKKLFDQISLIQSELGVEAEVQIISGYRSPATNKALRAHSSGVAKKSYHMTGQAIDFRLDGVNLRRVRDVAREIKAGGVGYYPNSNFVHIDTGPVRYWS; from the coding sequence GTGCAGGTTACACGTAGAAATTTTATTAAGTTGGCAGGAAGTGGTCTAGTGGTAGCGAGTTGCGCACCGAGTATTGCACTTGCGTCATACCCAGATCTTTCACGTTCTTTGGCACTGAACAATGTGCATACAGGGGAAAACTTAGAAACATGTTACTTTGATGGTAAGAGCTATGTTTCTAAAGAAATGGTCCGTATCGATAAGATTTGCCGCGATTTCAGACGCAATGAAATCCATAAAATGGATAAGAAGCTGTTCGATCAGATTTCACTTATCCAATCTGAGTTAGGCGTGGAAGCTGAAGTTCAGATCATCTCGGGCTATCGTTCACCAGCAACCAACAAAGCGCTGCGCGCACATTCAAGTGGTGTGGCGAAGAAAAGTTACCATATGACGGGGCAAGCGATTGATTTCCGCCTTGATGGCGTTAATCTGCGCCGTGTGCGAGATGTTGCTCGTGAAATCAAAGCGGGTGGTGTTGGTTATTATCCGAATAGTAATTTCGTTCACATTGATACCGGACCTGTGCGTTACTGGTCATAA
- a CDS encoding DUF2947 domain-containing protein has product MSYLPLDQYQRKWIFTHQSMPVPEQDLEAIKPMDQARSAQLWKDNISAQSPDAERLSSSDWPMKQDNWSESVDWMAAWESDDQELPQEVLAHVDWQDDVTVYFCYEKYNVIETKWSVFKKYWKNFLFYDDGPILIARRRSEALWFADNGQVKLGKRD; this is encoded by the coding sequence ATGTCTTATTTACCTTTGGATCAGTACCAAAGAAAATGGATTTTTACCCATCAATCAATGCCGGTACCAGAGCAAGATCTAGAGGCGATCAAACCAATGGATCAAGCTCGTTCTGCACAGTTATGGAAAGATAATATTAGTGCGCAGAGCCCTGATGCTGAACGATTGAGTTCCAGTGACTGGCCAATGAAACAAGATAATTGGTCAGAAAGCGTAGACTGGATGGCGGCGTGGGAGTCGGATGACCAAGAGTTACCGCAAGAAGTATTAGCTCACGTCGATTGGCAAGATGATGTAACGGTTTATTTTTGTTATGAAAAATACAATGTCATCGAAACCAAGTGGTCAGTATTCAAGAAGTATTGGAAGAACTTTTTGTTCTATGATGATGGTCCTATTTTGATTGCCCGTCGCCGCAGCGAAGCATTGTGGTTTGCTGACAATGGTCAAGTAAAATTGGGCAAACGAGACTAA
- a CDS encoding DUF1513 domain-containing protein, which produces MVTDITRRTLLKAALFGAAAPMTVLASEGKTDSHPSLIGCALEGRERYSVVVADHQGMPLSRLPLPGRGHGIAINKQRQHAVAFARRPGSYLMVFDYVSGDIVRVNTAADNRHFYGHGVYSNDGKLLFATEGERASSRGIIGVYAVDKNYQKIDELTGFGLGPHEVIIMPDDTLVIGVGGVHTDGRTPKNLDSMQPSLSYLSQSGILLEQRLLPDHHLSIRHLAHDGDKTVLCGQQYRGEPDEYPALLAMHTAGGEIKLLQAEPEQWARFRHYIASIAASDKWIIATSPRGNCYGIWSKESRQLVELSSLPDASGVVAKDGRFLISSGSGAVIAQSHPRDKSSVFSSIQWDNHWSMIS; this is translated from the coding sequence ATGGTGACTGATATAACACGTAGAACGCTGCTTAAGGCAGCGTTATTTGGCGCTGCGGCACCAATGACTGTACTAGCAAGTGAAGGAAAGACAGACTCCCATCCGAGTCTGATTGGATGTGCATTAGAAGGTCGAGAACGTTACAGTGTGGTGGTTGCTGATCATCAAGGCATGCCTTTATCTCGCTTGCCATTACCTGGGCGAGGGCACGGTATCGCTATCAATAAGCAACGTCAGCACGCGGTGGCATTTGCCCGCAGACCGGGTAGTTATTTGATGGTGTTCGATTATGTGAGCGGAGACATTGTTCGCGTAAATACCGCCGCGGACAACCGTCACTTCTATGGGCACGGTGTTTATTCTAATGATGGTAAATTGCTGTTTGCCACCGAGGGTGAACGAGCAAGCAGTCGTGGAATCATTGGCGTTTACGCGGTAGACAAAAATTATCAAAAAATTGATGAGTTAACTGGTTTTGGTCTCGGTCCTCACGAAGTGATCATTATGCCGGATGACACTTTAGTGATAGGTGTTGGTGGCGTGCATACCGATGGGCGCACCCCTAAGAATCTTGACTCGATGCAACCAAGTTTGAGTTATCTATCCCAGAGCGGAATATTACTAGAACAACGCTTGTTGCCCGACCATCATTTGAGTATTCGCCATTTGGCGCATGATGGTGACAAAACCGTGTTATGTGGGCAGCAGTATCGAGGGGAGCCAGATGAGTATCCGGCTTTACTCGCCATGCATACTGCTGGTGGTGAGATAAAGCTACTTCAAGCTGAGCCTGAGCAGTGGGCGAGATTTAGACATTACATTGCCAGTATTGCTGCTTCAGACAAATGGATCATAGCAACCTCTCCACGAGGGAATTGTTATGGGATATGGTCTAAAGAGTCTAGACAGTTAGTTGAGTTGTCATCTTTGCCTGATGCTTCTGGAGTTGTTGCCAAGGATGGACGGTTCCTAATTAGCTCCGGATCTGGGGCTGTTATCGCTCAGTCTCATCCCCGAGACAAGTCTTCCGTTTTTTCATCTATTCAATGGGATAACCATTGGAGTATGATAAGTTAA
- a CDS encoding L,D-transpeptidase family protein, protein MYRLKLILVVFFSMPLAAYAQSYFEQIGWVSPGSDTQYQYPQQLEDIYRTNGEQIIWFDLQQSSRLEFQLELIDQAGVSPMISKQLDQLRFYRKSNQWYQYDLLATDTLLAYMSYAELAKQFGKEWFFDNKAVQSLPLPSENALADLYASIQSQQIDALIDAYTPDTESYQALIDTYLRLLNRRDEVVALYIQESKLKRVGDLLENRATLIERLQQVDIDLSQVASELSYFDEPLEIAVKQFQAIHGLKVDGVIGPNTIRWLNKSSNARLKMIAINAERSRIWPEQRNTIILVNVPGYEMEYWFGGESIFQSQVIVGRQKRPTPVMTTNLDSVILNPTWNVPWKIMVEDIIPAVKEDPRYLSKKNIKIIQSWTSSNIIDPMMIDWYRTHPKAFPYRMRQMSGENNALGLYKFNTPNDRAIFLHDTPSKHLFDKPMRAFSSGCVRVKDADQFASLLLENQGLSLEEIQQNNTRSNKSIPLRQRIPVHIIYQTAWGEGGVVHYRDDIYSLD, encoded by the coding sequence ATGTATAGACTCAAGCTCATTTTGGTAGTTTTCTTTTCAATGCCATTAGCGGCATATGCGCAAAGCTATTTTGAACAGATTGGCTGGGTATCACCTGGCAGTGATACCCAGTATCAGTACCCGCAGCAACTCGAAGATATTTACCGCACTAACGGTGAACAGATCATTTGGTTCGATCTCCAACAAAGTAGCCGACTGGAGTTTCAATTAGAGTTGATCGATCAAGCCGGTGTTAGCCCAATGATTTCAAAGCAGCTAGATCAGCTTCGATTCTATCGGAAAAGCAACCAATGGTATCAATATGATTTACTCGCAACTGATACGTTACTCGCTTATATGAGTTATGCCGAGCTTGCTAAACAGTTTGGAAAAGAGTGGTTTTTTGATAACAAAGCGGTGCAATCACTTCCATTGCCAAGCGAAAATGCACTGGCAGATTTGTACGCATCCATTCAGTCGCAGCAAATTGACGCTTTGATTGATGCGTACACGCCCGATACTGAGAGTTATCAAGCATTGATCGATACCTATTTACGTCTGTTGAACCGACGTGATGAGGTGGTTGCTCTTTACATCCAAGAGAGCAAACTCAAGCGTGTTGGCGACTTATTGGAAAATCGCGCGACATTGATTGAACGCTTGCAGCAGGTCGACATCGACTTGAGCCAAGTGGCGAGCGAGCTGAGTTATTTTGATGAGCCTCTGGAGATAGCGGTAAAACAATTTCAAGCTATACACGGGCTTAAAGTCGACGGGGTGATTGGTCCTAATACCATTCGTTGGTTGAACAAGAGCAGCAATGCTCGTTTAAAAATGATTGCGATTAATGCTGAGCGCAGCCGTATTTGGCCTGAGCAACGCAACACCATTATTTTGGTCAATGTGCCAGGGTATGAGATGGAATATTGGTTTGGCGGAGAATCTATTTTTCAATCGCAAGTGATTGTTGGAAGACAGAAAAGACCGACGCCTGTAATGACGACTAACCTGGATTCGGTGATTCTCAACCCGACATGGAATGTACCATGGAAGATCATGGTTGAGGATATTATCCCTGCAGTAAAAGAAGATCCGCGTTATCTATCCAAAAAGAATATCAAGATCATCCAAAGTTGGACTTCAAGTAACATTATTGATCCCATGATGATTGATTGGTACCGAACTCATCCGAAAGCTTTTCCTTATCGAATGAGACAGATGTCGGGTGAAAATAACGCGTTAGGTCTCTATAAATTTAATACGCCCAATGATCGCGCTATCTTTTTGCACGATACGCCAAGTAAACATTTGTTCGACAAACCGATGCGCGCATTCAGCTCGGGTTGTGTGCGCGTGAAAGATGCTGATCAATTTGCCTCTCTGCTATTGGAAAATCAGGGATTAAGTTTGGAAGAGATTCAGCAGAATAACACGCGCTCTAATAAGTCAATCCCGCTACGTCAGCGTATTCCCGTGCATATAATTTATCAGACCGCTTGGGGTGAAGGTGGTGTAGTACACTATCGTGATGATATCTATAGTTTAGATTAG
- a CDS encoding imelysin family protein: MKAKTVLARSVAAAFLVVGTSAFAADVTKQQVVEHYADLAHTVFSDSLSTAKSLDQSIESFLAAPSAAKFEQVKQAWLESRVPYQQSEVFRFGNAIVDDWEGQLNAWPLDEGLIDYVSSDYQYELGNEGAVANIVANEQLTIGATKLDVAKITPELIAELNEVGGSEANVASGYHAIEFLLWGQDLNGTNAGAGERAYTDFVVGKECTNGNCDRRGEYLRAAADLLVQDLEWMEKQWSASEKDNYRAELLKDSADNGLRKMLFGMGSLSLGELAGERMKVALEANSTEDEHDCFSDNTHNSHYYNEQGIYNVYTGTYNKVDGSKLEGPGIYALVANKDQKAADEIQKQFDTTRDQVGELVTAAEKNNQHFDQLIAAGNTQGNALVNETIISLVAQTASIERAANIIGIDSLNPDTADHEF; this comes from the coding sequence ATGAAGGCAAAAACAGTTTTGGCGCGCTCAGTTGCGGCCGCTTTCTTGGTTGTTGGTACTTCAGCTTTCGCTGCAGACGTAACCAAGCAACAGGTTGTTGAACATTATGCAGATTTGGCCCACACAGTTTTTTCTGACTCACTTTCTACCGCTAAATCACTCGATCAATCAATCGAATCATTCCTAGCTGCGCCTTCTGCGGCTAAATTTGAACAAGTTAAGCAAGCTTGGCTTGAATCACGAGTGCCATATCAGCAATCAGAAGTATTTCGTTTTGGTAACGCAATTGTCGACGATTGGGAAGGGCAATTGAATGCTTGGCCACTCGATGAGGGGCTCATTGATTACGTTTCTTCCGACTACCAGTACGAGTTGGGTAATGAAGGTGCCGTTGCCAATATCGTAGCAAACGAACAATTAACAATCGGTGCGACGAAATTAGATGTCGCTAAAATTACGCCTGAATTAATTGCAGAACTCAATGAAGTCGGCGGTTCTGAGGCAAACGTCGCTTCTGGTTACCATGCAATCGAATTTTTACTTTGGGGACAAGATCTAAATGGCACCAATGCTGGTGCAGGTGAGCGTGCTTACACCGATTTTGTCGTGGGTAAAGAGTGTACGAATGGTAACTGTGATCGTCGAGGCGAATACCTGCGAGCAGCAGCGGATCTTTTAGTTCAAGATCTTGAGTGGATGGAAAAGCAGTGGTCAGCGAGCGAGAAAGATAACTATCGTGCGGAGTTGCTAAAAGACTCAGCAGATAACGGTCTGCGTAAGATGCTATTTGGTATGGGTTCACTTTCATTGGGTGAACTGGCCGGTGAGCGTATGAAGGTTGCTCTTGAGGCGAACTCAACAGAAGACGAGCACGATTGCTTCTCTGATAATACGCACAACTCGCATTACTACAATGAGCAAGGCATCTACAACGTTTATACCGGGACTTATAATAAAGTCGATGGTAGCAAACTTGAAGGACCTGGGATCTACGCACTGGTAGCAAATAAAGATCAAAAAGCAGCTGATGAGATCCAAAAGCAGTTTGATACTACCCGTGATCAAGTGGGTGAGTTGGTGACAGCGGCTGAGAAAAACAATCAGCACTTTGACCAATTAATAGCGGCGGGTAACACTCAAGGTAATGCATTAGTCAATGAAACGATCATTTCTCTAGTGGCGCAAACTGCTTCAATCGAGCGCGCAGCTAACATAATTGGTATTGATAGCTTGAATCCAGATACAGCGGACCACGAGTTCTAA
- a CDS encoding di-heme oxidoreductase family protein — MMRYLNSSLAAILLLSNSFSAFANEVKTGGNTAVKKEGANAFSLPAGNLPMSKRLDFSVGNSFFRNPWVQAPASTDARDGLGPLFNTNGCQNCHIKDGRGHPPESGDIHAVSMLVRLSIPAMTAEQKKAFIKDGVIPEPTYGGQLQDFALQDQKPEGKINITYSEVPVTFADGTQVSLRKPHLTITDLGYGEMHPDTMMSARIAPPMIGLGLLELIPDETILAWSDETDTNKDGISGKANRVWDVQKQDFALGRFGWKAGQPTLMQQNAAAFNGDVGLTSNLFPNENCTSNQTICGDLPNGGKPEVSDNILDFVEFYTQHLAVPIRRNVNDPQVKQGQVLFKQLGCQSCHKTDIKTARSTELPALSEQLIHPYTDMLLHDMGEGLADNRPEYLANGQEWRTPPLWGLGYTEEVNGHTYFLHDGRARSLMEAVLWHGGEAENAKQQVLKLNQRERDALIVFLNSL, encoded by the coding sequence ATGATGCGGTATTTAAATTCTTCTCTAGCAGCAATATTACTTCTATCTAATTCTTTTTCTGCCTTCGCCAATGAAGTTAAAACTGGTGGTAACACTGCGGTAAAAAAAGAGGGCGCTAATGCGTTTTCTCTACCTGCCGGTAATTTACCAATGAGTAAACGTCTTGATTTTAGCGTCGGTAACAGTTTTTTCCGTAATCCTTGGGTTCAGGCACCAGCATCGACGGATGCGCGCGATGGTCTAGGACCACTTTTTAATACCAATGGTTGCCAAAACTGCCATATCAAAGACGGTCGTGGTCACCCGCCAGAGTCAGGTGATATTCATGCAGTTTCGATGTTAGTTCGCTTAAGTATTCCTGCTATGACGGCTGAGCAGAAGAAAGCGTTTATCAAAGATGGTGTGATTCCTGAACCAACCTATGGTGGTCAATTGCAAGATTTCGCTTTGCAAGACCAAAAGCCTGAAGGAAAAATCAATATTACCTACAGTGAAGTGCCAGTTACTTTTGCTGACGGCACACAAGTTTCTCTGCGTAAGCCTCATCTAACGATTACTGACCTAGGCTATGGCGAGATGCATCCGGATACCATGATGTCAGCACGTATTGCTCCACCGATGATTGGTTTAGGCTTATTAGAGCTGATCCCCGATGAGACGATTCTTGCTTGGAGTGATGAAACCGACACGAATAAAGACGGTATTTCAGGTAAGGCTAACCGAGTGTGGGACGTACAAAAACAAGATTTTGCTCTAGGTCGTTTTGGTTGGAAAGCTGGGCAACCCACTTTGATGCAACAAAATGCGGCCGCATTTAATGGCGATGTGGGTCTAACCAGCAACTTGTTTCCAAATGAAAACTGCACCAGTAATCAAACCATTTGTGGCGATTTGCCAAATGGTGGCAAACCAGAAGTCAGCGACAATATCTTAGATTTTGTCGAGTTTTATACTCAGCATCTTGCGGTGCCGATACGTCGTAATGTGAATGATCCGCAGGTCAAGCAAGGACAGGTACTGTTTAAACAACTGGGTTGTCAAAGTTGTCATAAAACCGATATTAAGACCGCTCGAAGTACTGAATTGCCTGCTTTATCTGAGCAGTTGATCCACCCATATACCGATATGTTGTTGCACGATATGGGAGAAGGATTAGCCGATAATCGTCCGGAATATTTAGCCAATGGACAAGAATGGCGCACGCCGCCTCTGTGGGGGCTTGGTTATACCGAGGAAGTCAATGGTCATACTTATTTCCTGCATGATGGCCGCGCGCGTTCGTTAATGGAAGCCGTATTGTGGCATGGTGGTGAAGCCGAGAATGCCAAACAGCAGGTGCTGAAGCTTAATCAACGCGAGCGTGATGCCCTCATCGTGTTTCTCAATTCCCTGTAG
- the rimJ gene encoding ribosomal protein S5-alanine N-acetyltransferase, giving the protein MTRVSTPQQVYEVDGDIVLRTAEPTDGYLISEYFKANRDHLKPWEPKREETFFSLSGWTQKLIKLNELHKLGLGYYLLIIDKPSGEMLGTISFSNITRFPFHACNVGYSLGQLAQGKGVMTKALKLAVDYMFEHQQMHRVMASYMPHNQRSEAVLSRVGFEREGYAKDYLLIDGAWRDHVLTALTNPKWAEKQQ; this is encoded by the coding sequence ATGACGCGTGTGAGTACACCTCAACAAGTTTACGAGGTAGACGGTGATATTGTGCTCCGCACTGCGGAGCCTACCGATGGGTATTTAATCAGCGAATACTTTAAAGCCAATCGTGATCATCTAAAACCGTGGGAACCCAAAAGAGAGGAGACCTTTTTCTCTCTCTCCGGCTGGACGCAGAAACTGATTAAGCTGAACGAGTTACACAAGCTCGGTCTTGGCTATTACTTGCTTATTATCGATAAACCAAGCGGTGAAATGTTGGGAACGATTTCGTTTAGTAACATTACTCGTTTTCCATTTCATGCCTGCAATGTTGGTTATTCGCTAGGACAATTGGCTCAGGGCAAAGGGGTGATGACTAAGGCGTTGAAGTTGGCGGTCGACTACATGTTCGAGCATCAACAAATGCACCGCGTAATGGCCAGCTATATGCCACATAATCAGCGCAGCGAAGCGGTGTTGAGCCGAGTGGGTTTTGAGCGAGAGGGGTATGCCAAAGATTATTTGTTGATCGATGGTGCTTGGCGCGATCATGTACTGACAGCGCTAACGAACCCTAAATGGGCAGAGAAACAACAATGA
- a CDS encoding HD domain-containing protein — MKQRLEQQLSLLIELDKLKSVLRRTRVKSAEGRFENSAEHSWHVALMAILLQEHANEPVDLTKVLKMLLLHDIVEIDAGDTFVYDTAAHQQQAEKELAAAERLFALLPSDQADDLKAIWLEFEAAQSAEAKYAKALDRMIPMLLNYHNNGQSWIENNVTTQQVLTINQRIEDGSSTLWDKAKQLIEEASQRGWLKS, encoded by the coding sequence ATGAAACAGCGATTAGAACAGCAGTTATCGCTACTGATTGAGCTTGATAAGCTGAAGTCGGTGCTACGACGCACGCGAGTTAAGAGTGCTGAGGGGCGGTTCGAGAATAGTGCGGAGCACAGTTGGCACGTTGCGTTAATGGCCATATTGTTGCAAGAACATGCGAACGAACCGGTTGATCTAACCAAAGTGCTTAAAATGTTGTTGCTGCATGATATTGTTGAGATTGATGCGGGCGACACCTTTGTCTATGATACTGCCGCTCATCAGCAACAAGCTGAAAAAGAGTTGGCGGCAGCAGAGCGTTTGTTTGCTCTTCTGCCAAGCGATCAAGCGGACGATCTTAAAGCTATCTGGCTTGAATTTGAAGCTGCTCAAAGTGCAGAAGCGAAATATGCCAAAGCGCTTGATCGCATGATCCCGATGCTACTGAACTATCACAATAATGGTCAAAGCTGGATAGAAAACAATGTGACTACTCAGCAAGTTCTGACGATTAATCAACGTATTGAAGATGGTTCGAGCACATTGTGGGATAAAGCTAAACAACTTATTGAAGAAGCTAGCCAAAGAGGCTGGTTGAAATCTTAA